The Littorina saxatilis isolate snail1 linkage group LG1, US_GU_Lsax_2.0, whole genome shotgun sequence nucleotide sequence GCACCTCagctctgctctctctctctctctctctctctctctctctctctctctctctctctctctctctctctctcctgtttctATCTTTTCCATATTATTAATATTTTCCCGCCTCTGAAGATGATTGTATTTCTGAAAGAAGCTTGTTCTACAGTATTATTGAATGGAAGTCGTTTAAAATTGAAAAACGAATTCCTTTAAACTTTCTGTCCACAGGTGTGGGACGTTGAAAGTGGACAGTGCAAGCTGACTTTGACTCAACATGCCAGTTCTGTCAGGGTGAGTCTCTGTgtacagggtttcatttactagtgcacCTTGCACCATTGGCGCATAACGTCTCAAAATGTTCCATTGGAATTCCCTTctgtgcgtcaaagggcgcactgagattacgtaccactgcacCACCCCATGCACACTTTTCACGGGAGTACAGTGTTTGCAAAAACGCCCGCCAAGCCAAGCAACTTGCGAGTTTGTTGAAACGCGCTGTGATTGGCTTTTAACATGTAATTCATAAGTATTCAACCAATCCTGCGAACTATCTGTGCTTGCGCGTTTTCTTCTGTGGAAACTGTCAACAGAAGCTATATCGATCAaaacacagacccacacacacacacactaacctcaATTATACACTGGCAAATTCTCATATCATCCTATGGGACCAAATAGaactattttgcatctttcgACAAAAGCATTTTCGGACCGCCTAGCCTGCTTTGAGGTTTTTGCCTTCAACTATGTgatgtcccatcagaatttggttgagggggacaaatgttccattgtctttttcttctagGCTAAACCCTGGTGTATGTCTGTTGTTCTCCAGAGCTGGGTatcattttgtgacatgcatttcCAGTCCTTTAAATGAGTACgtatattaaatggcaactagaattcattctctttacttttttcaataATATCAATTGACGATTTTCCGCGTTCGCTctcacgtaatccctttcctctctacattgtggtcgataaaaccacaattagacttcacttactaAGGTATGCTTGTCGTAATTTTGTAATTACAGTGTACATAAATTGATAATGATACAGATATGCAACAAAAAACAttgtatatatttttgtctttttttatgattgttattgttcaaatccatgtcacaacctttggtttattgagatTTATATGTTTGTTGTTATCCTCAAAATGAAATTGAGATTTACACTTCTTATATTTAGAATTTATGTTAAgttgttgttctttcttttaatAGTGCCTTGTATCTCTGATGGATGGAGAATTGTTCTGTTCCGGAGGAGAACACATCTCTGTCTGGAATCAGAGTGGAGCACTGCTCAGCTCATACCACAGAAAACCAGAGGAAGAAGGTGGATTTTCATCCAACTTTATATTAATAAAATTGAAGAATCCTTCAGCCCatcattatttttttgtatttgtgaCTTTTCCCCtgagcttaaaggcacagtgcgcctcccgtaaaccatcacagatactgtcaggcttttacacacagtacaaacacccttccatttgaacgctcaccaaacgggaacatcctaggtgccctacgtaaagagcgagcaattttcaaagaattaattttgcggattgtgtcagagacaatcggaccgtggtgcgttttggcgctagacctaacttttaaaatctaaataataaattgacagcttgttacacaaacattcttaaattataaaagaattcttttttcatcaagacaagatcagtacaattcgaagttttgaaagtttgaaaaaagaaacgcccggaagcagggtcacgcaaggtcgtggttctcatagcagacgacagtttatgtctatcgccagttcctctgaacagtcaaaaaccgTCGCGAGAAtttttgtgaaccacagccgtttgtttcgtgcatagtcagaggtacataataacgtgctattgcagataagctcacagcgagtcgcattcaaattactaactgacaactgcattgtgaaaaagggaaactggatcacacgggttcacgatggctcaggagtaagataaaccacgcaaaaataaattctttgaaaattgctcgctctttacggagggcacctaggatgttctcaagcggtgagtgtttaaatgaaaggatgtttgtactgtgtgtaaaagcctgacagtatctgtgatggtttatgggaggctcactgtgcctttaagctatACATGTACTGTCTGCCTTTTTATGCTAAAAAATTTTCTGAGGATCATTGTATCTTAAGGAGAAATAGTCTCtcttttaaaaatgtttttgcttGTGTATTGTAAAATATAGTCTGTCATAATAGACAAACTTTGGAAATAAAGAACTCTTgtaaatcctgacagagttatttccggctGACAGTCATCTTTCTTGTCTAGAATTTCATGAGGCAACTCTGAAAAGTCAAGTTGATATAAAATTCTCATGCCGTCAGGGCAGGTGTTAGTGCTTCAATACTAACAACATGCTCGGAGATTGTTATGTCTAACCATATATATAGTTATTGGTGCTCTGTGGCAGTTCAGTTTTCAGAAGGATAATAATCTTTACATAAAAACAATCAGCagttttgcattttttttaacaacaacaaaaatcagttACCCCTACCCTTAGGCTAGGTTATAGCTGTCACTTACAAGGTTAACAGGTGTTGCTTGAAGCCTTAAGCCATTTTTATGCTTCCTTTGTCAATGTGTGTATGTTACAAATTGCTTCCAAAGAGTCCCTGCTGTATCTTATCACATGTTTCTGTACCTTTTTCACAGAGGAGTTAAGTTTTCATTGGGACATTTTCCACGTCTATATTTGTGTAATTGTGTTCTTTTATGTGTTCTTTTATGTGTTCTTTTAtgcacttttgttgttgttcatatCTGTTATTTTGTTGCCTTGTTCGCAGATATCTGTCTGATGATTGCCATCACAAACTATCGTCTTGTCACTGCAGCTGATAAGGATTTGGGTGAGTTGCTATATAGTCTTTAGTCGAACGTTTGGAAATGCCTGAACCTGAAGGGCCAGTGTAACATACACCTCTTCTTATCAATCTGCCTTGGAGATGAGGGCGAAAGTCGAAAATAGGGCTAGAATAGCGCGGTGCATTTTCCTGGAATGAGGGTGCCATGTTCAGTAAAGAACAAAGTGCCCCAACcgcccgcgggttagggggaagaatttacccgatgctccccagcatgtcgtaagaggtgactaacgtattctgtttctctttttacccttcttaagtgtttcttgtatagaatatggtcaatttttgaaaagattttagtcaagcagtatgtaagaaatgttaagtcctttgtactggaaacttgcattctcccagtgaggtaatacattgtactacgttgcaagcccctggagcaaatttttgattagtgcttttgtgaacaagaaacaattgacaagtggctctatcccatctcccccctttccccgtcgcgatataaccttcgtggttgaaatcgacgttaaacaccaaataaagaaagaaagaaagaacaaagtgCCCCAACCGCGATGGTgtctgagctaaacattggcgcgTACTGCCCACAGACccgcacacggcactgtaaacatttcCCCTCCATttacctctctcgccaccatctgCCTTACCCTTCGTCTCATAACTATATCGTGAGCAGTACAGCATTTTCCCTCCTTTATACTGTGGTACCTGTATTGAAAGGACACCCATTGGACCATTCCAAAGTATCCCCAGATTGTAGGTGGCCTGCCATGCGAGGTATGGTAAAAataatagacaaaggcaccTAGAATGTGTTCTTTTATGAGAGGTGTCCTCGCATCAGAGGGACCTTACATTGCAGGAACTGCTGTATGTCATTTGATTCAATTTTAAGTTGATTCTGTCCTTCCTGCACTCACTGTTAAAGATGCTGttccgctcaaagcactgttgaagcaatgatttgttttcttgtcgcagataaggatacagtggaaccccacccctttgaagaccttgcttttttgagattgtctgttcataggtctgggtggccgagtggtaacgcatttgcgctcggaagcgagaggttgcgagttcgaccctgggtcagggcgttagcaattttctcccccctttcctaacctaggtggtgggttcaagtgctagtctttcggatgagacgagaaaccgaggtcccttcgttgtacactacattggggtatgcacgttaaagatcccacgattgacaaaagggtctttcctggcaaaattgtataggcgtagataaaaatgtccaccaaaatacctgtgtgacttggaataatgggccgtgaaaggtggatgcagcgcctataggctgttgatctactggccgatgtgaatgcgtgatatattgtgtaaagaaattccatctcacacggcatacgcgctttgaacttcagataaggcgctatataaatacccgttattattattattattataatctctaattttacccccattttaagaatccctcctttttaagacctgaatttctcagatttttgaagtctttaaaggggggttccactgtcaaATGTCAGTCATTTATGCAACTATCCCACAGATGACTACACATACCTTTTGCttttagtgttgccagccaaacaaaagtttatgcggtttgtcagttcgcatctcccaccaaaatgtaattaacatttcctGTGATCACATATTGTGGCTTAAGACTGGGTGTACTTCGCCAAAATGGACGCAAAtaacatatttttttaattttcttttgtaATCAAACACATTTTGACGGAATATACACCagatcccgtcgcgatataaccttgaacggttgaaaacgacgttaaacaccaaataaagaaagaaagatacaccAGATAGAATGAATACTATCTTTCCTcgagactaatagacttccatGTAGTCTTTTGACATAATAAGTTTATGTCCAGGACCTGATGTGAACCTGGTCGATGCTCACGCTGTTCTGCCCGGACAATGATGAAAATTAATTTTTGTTAAAATTGCAGTTTTCGACTTCTTGCAAGaaggtcaatgaaacttggtatcaTCTCAAATGGATAGATGCCTGTGGCATGACAGAAAGCATTAAATGCTCTGTGCACCTGGAAATGACAAGCACAGTAACTTTTATTATCTGTCAAATTGAAACTAATTTGActcaatcctttttttttttttagtaaggATACGGTCTGGGAATACAGAATGTTAAATGCTGCAAGTTctgctttgtttttctttaccTACATACATGTGTTATACTTCTTACATTTAAAATATTGTGTTTGCAGTTGTGTATTCTGTCATCTCCGTGGTGACCAAGGACGGCAGCGATGCGAAAGAGATCATCAAAGTGCGACGTCTGCCATCCCATCGTGAGGCAATCCACAGTGTGGTGGTCATCTCAGGTCAGTGGAGACTGGGCAGCGGAATGGAGGAGTTCATCCGCTTGACACATGTGTGCTATAATGATATCTGTTAGTTTCTGCAAATTTGAGTTGATAATACATAATTGAAGCCCATTGACAGTTATTTATATATGCCATAGTGGTGTCCGTTACTTTTTACACATTTGAATTGATTTACGAATTTGAATTGATTGACTTGATTGACAAACAGGAGTTTATTATGCATATTTCTGGGAATAAGTGCATGTGCATGTCTgattttctgtgtctgtgtctgtgtgtgtgtgtgtacaacatCTTGAGCATTTGTATAAAGTCAAGACCATAATCGGGGTATCCTGCAGTATCCTGACATTAGTGACCAACCGTTTTACGATTGTTATTAAAATTACCCATGTGACGTTTTCCACCAATTTTGAAACTTTTttctcacacaaaaaaagacaacaacaaaaacaaagaagcaaTAAATCTGCTTCTGCAAGAACCCATTACGTTGGAATGTCATGAATCAGACAGCAGTTCCCAAAACCATTTTGCTGCAGAGTATTTCTTTAGTGTATCTGCTGTCCAGAGGAAGTCTACTTTTTGTTTGTATCTTCCATTGCAGACTCATGTTTTGGGAGTGGTTCCATAGATGGCACCATCATTCTGTGGACAGCACACAACCTGCTACCAGCCAAGCAGTTCAACACTGTGTCTGAGTATCAAGGGGTGACCAAAGGCTTTCCCTACAGCGTGCAGTCACTCTTCTGTGTGCAAGAGGTACATGTTGGGTCTTTTGTCTGTTGCTGTCAGTATTATTCTGTGCCTTGAAACTCTCTTCCTCTTACTCTataacatctctctctccctctctctctctctctctctctctctctctctctctctctctctctctctctctctctctctctctctctctctctctctctctcttcttttttgtctcatccttgctctctctctctctctctctctctctttttgtctcatccttgctctctctctctctctctctctctctctctctctctctctctctctctctctctctctctctctctctctctcacgcaccaCTTTCTTAACTTTTTTCTGTGAACAtgagtgtgtctctctgtcttagtGTGTACaatctttccctttctctcatTGTGTGCACCTCCGTATATATTTCTATCTCAATCCTGAATTACTGCCGTTATCACCCTTTCCTCCCAGTAAGCCTCTTTGTCCCAGCTTTCCATACTCTTCTCTCCTACACAAACACTGGAATGAAGATGTGCTTGCAAAATCCAGCCTGGCAACTGCATGATCCATCATCAATGTCCTTGtcaagtgctcgtttgaatttATTCTATGCATCataactcaatcaatcaatatgaggcttatatcacgcgtattccgtgggcacagttctaagcgcagggattttaaaaaaaaaaaaaaaaaatttttatgcaatttatatcgcgcacatattcaaggcgcagggatttatataACTGCCTGGTGAATTGTACATGGCAGTAAAAAGGAATAAATATCTTGCTTAAAGTCAATTACTGGGTTTGAAAATTATATTTTCTTTATTACAGAGGTACTTGTTTGCTGCCATTGGGACAGGGTTCTGTGTCTTTGATGTCGCACCTGGAAAGGAACGTCTGCTGGTCAGAAAACTTGAGGCGCACTACTCCAAGATCAGTCACCTAGGTTTTGCATGTGAAGGGTATGGGGGTAGCTTTTCATCACTCTTATATTGTTCGGGCatgagcgtgtgtgtttgtctgtttctctgtctgtctgtgttagtgTCCACTAATTTCGgtatcaaatcaatcaatcaaatcaaatctaatcaaattaactttattatctcacatgaAGAAATGTCAGTGGTGGTGCATGTAAGTGTAACATAGAGACAAACGAAGCACTACAACATTAGCATTATATTTAAATATACGTACTAAGTAATAACATTGTTCTCAATTAAACACCTCTCTACATACAAAACTCTCGCTGTTAAGTATCAATCTCTTTGTCTGCCTATCTGTTTATCTGTGACTGCATGTGTGCATTtcattgtttttgtgatgaCATGTGCATTAGTGAATTTGCTTTATGCTATGTAAACATtcagttttattattattttatgatCATGCAGCTGCAGCTAAGGCTTCAGACCATGATTACCTTAGTGTAATTAAGCAAGCCAGTAtttacgagagagagagtgaaagttGAATGGAACTTGATTTCAGTGCTTCATTTTTAATGCCACATTTGATTTACCTTTTATTACTTTTTCAATACACCCAGGGTGTACTTGGTCACCTGTTCGGAGGATGGGTCCATTCGTATCTGGGGGCGACCTCCTGCAGATGGTGCTGATGCTGAGGGGAAAGAGCTGCTCACTATGTCCCCCATGGAACGTTTCACAGGCATGAGGTGTGTATTGTTCGCTTGTGTGCACATGTGCACAAGACTGTGCTTTTCAGTGTATCTGcgtaccttttttttcttttctttttttttacgctTGCCATGCACATCCTGTCGGGCGTTTAATTTCAATATCtacacatttcattcaaataTTTGTGATCCTAACAATTATGGACATAACAATTCTCATGTACAACACCTCCGTCAAATTAATCTGTTATatagacatgtgtgtgtgctgttgaaATATGTGTTGTATCTGCGTACCTGTGTTGGAGAGTTATATGCTTGAACGTAAATATTTGTAATTCATGTGAGAAGCCCTGACAAAACCATGAATGCAACAGCACAGTTAGAAAAACACAGCATATGAGAAAAAACAAGGACTTGCTAGTGCTGGGTATTGGTTCTTGGTAACAGTTTGCTTATCATCTTTGCAGCGACATAGAGCTGCTTCAGATCAACGAAGACAAAGTGTGGTCTCCTCAGCTTCTTGGAGAGTGCTTGGGACATGCTGGCACTGTGCAGGTGAGCGAGGCCTTTTCTTTAAGATTCACTGGAccactgggcggggatgtagctcagtcggtagcgcgctggatttgtatccagttggccgctgtcagcgtgagttcgtccccacgttcggcgagagatttatttctcagagtcaactttgtgtgcagactctcctcggtgtccgaacacccccgtgtgtgcacgcaagcacaagaccaagtgcgcaatgaaaaagatcctgtaatccatgtcagagttcggtgggttatagaaacacgaaaatacccagcatgcttcctccgaaaacggcgtatggctgcctaaatggcagggtaaaaaacggtcatacacgtgaaattccactcgtgcaaaaaacacgagtgtacgtggaagtttcagcccacgaacgcagaagaagaagaagactggacCATTATCTGTCTTGACATCCAGCGACAGGATAAGATCACAAGAGAGTGTTGTTATCCTTTTGACTTTATGCAAGGAGTGTATGGATGtttccacaccaggacaaatacTAATGGCTGTAATGCTATATGGCggaataaattcttgttcttgttcttcttgttcttgagTGCATATCTTCACAGAGTGGCCTGGACAAACGTCTTTATGGTTTTCTGGATCATGCCAACTGAACAAAATGTGCCATTTTTGcattcagtcaatgcttgactAAATGATTTATCCAGGCCGGAGGAGACCTTTGTTCTCTTTTAATCAGAGATTTTCTAGACAGTTTGGCAGAGAGTTTGTCTAAATTAGTGAGCAAGACCCCTTAGCGTTTTCAGAAGTTTCTGTTTAATGGTTGTAAGGGGgttgttagaggatttttttcATGAATCATTTTAATTTCAGAGTTTTTTGGACTACGACCATGAGGGGCTTGTGTCTTGTGGTGCTGATGGATTGGTCATCATTTGGAAGGTCAGTAAATCAAATGTTTAACCCTGCATAATGGTTAGGTGGTTGTGAACATTTCTGCAACCCTTCATATAGGATAGATGCAGGACAGATGATGTGTGAGGTTAGCATGTTTCATGGACTGTTAAGGCACATGAGgaggtgtttgtttttttctttacgtttgtttgtgtatgtgtttatttcGAGTTTTGTTCTACTCGCTTCGTAAATCTGCAGAATTGTCTGAATGCAAATAGTTGTGAGATGTGAAAAAAATCCTGAGAATGATctatttgtgtgcatgtgtgcttctgttggtgtttgtgggtgtgtgtgcaccAGTCACTGGAAGCTTGATGATAATTCCCAAAATTCTGTGGATCTGTGAAAGTATAAATGGTTTTTTCTTTTGCATCTGTTTCAGAACGCTGAAATGCAGAAAGTGCGACGGAACCAAACTGTGCAAGAAATATTGCTGAATTGTGACGGGATTGTGTGACCCATCAGCTCTTActttgacgtgtgtgtgtgtatgtgtgtgtgtgtgtgtgtgtgtgtgtgtgtgtgtgtgtgtgtgtgtgtgtgtgcgtggagggagggggggagcttTCTTAGGAGGTTTAGTACATACCAGGGTAAAATCTGTGTTTAGCATTTGATTGAGATTGTTTGTCTGTAAGACTGAAGTTGCATTTTTTGGCATTAAAACATTCCTTATTTATATGAATGAGTGTATGatgaacagaaagaaaggacGGCCATATAGGTatgtgtctgagagagagagagggagagagagaattcaTATTCAGTTGATGCAAATACATGCTTTATTAAACAATAGTTCAATACTGGGTAGTATTTAAAAGTCTCAATGCCCTAAACTGAAGTTAGATGTGATACATGTTTGAACATGTGTGAGTGAATGGCTGTGTGAATATAGATATAGCTGTGTTTGTACCAGTTTTGGGTTAATGTGCATGCAAGTCGAAGAGAACGCGTATTGGGCAAAAAGATGAATGTTGCAAGTGCAATAAGTTTCAAGGAAACGCAAAGTATCAAAgtattgcatatatatatatgtgaatttATTGCAAGGTCAGTGTGTTTTATATATGATTatcaaatacaaaaatttaATCTTCTACATGCTTATGAGTTGGGTCACATTTCGTGTGTATCTGTTCATCATTTTTTGTGTTGCTGATgtctctatatgtctgtctgtctgtgttaatggatgtttgtatgtgtgtttattgcGTTAGTGCACACTTTTTaaaggaaaaacaagtcgcgtaaggcgaaaatacaacatttagtcaagtagctgtcgaactcacagaatgaaactgaacgcaatgcaacgcagcaagaccgtatactcgtagcatcgtcagtccaccgctcacggcataggcagtgaaattgacaagaagagcggggtagtagttgcgctgggaaggatagcacgcttttctgtacctctcttcgttttaactttctgagcgtgtttttaatccaaacatatatctatatgtttttggaatcaggaaccgacaaggaataagatgaaagtgtttttaaattgatttgaaaaatttaattttgataataatttttatatatttaattttcagagcttgtttttaatccgaatataacatatttatatgtttttggaatcagcaaatgatggagaataagatgaacgtaaatttggatcgttttataaaaaaaaatttttttttacaattttcagatttttaatgaccaaagtcattaattaatttttaagccaccaagctgaaatgcaatgccgaagtccgggcttcgtcggagattacttgaccaaaatttcaaccaatttggttgaaaaatgagagcgtgacagtgccgcctcaactttcacgaaaagccggatatgacgtcatcaaagacatttatcaaaaaaatgaaaaaaacgtctgaggatatcatacccaggaactctcatgtcaaatttcataaagatcggcccagtagtttagtctgaatcgctctacacacacacacacacacagacagacacacacacacacacacacgcacatacaccacgaccctcgtctcgattcccccctctatgttaaaacatttagtcaaaacttgactaaatgtaaaaagagcatGTACTGTTAAGTCCATTACAGAAAAGGAAAAGAACGGTATAATTGTCTTACTCTGGGCCTTTTGTACTGTAAAATACTGTTTGTAATAAACTTAATTACTCAAATcagtcttttctttttcttttttttaaacagggGTAGGTGGTGGTTGCGTGATGTTAGAGTTGTAATGTTATTTTCTGAAGaccaaaagagagaaaaacaagaattCTTGAGCTTGATTTACCATTCAGTCAATATCAGTTCTAAGGAAATGTCATGATTTCTATGTCCCTTGACAGAGTTAAATAAGGAACGTAAAAACTGACGTCATTTGCTTGTTGCAAACCGGCAGACATACTCCATAagtactcaactcaactcaactcaaattttattggcttcacgAATGCGTATGcgtattgtttttttaatggtCTGTCTATTTTGAAGTTGAGTGATGTTCATTCAACCTGTTTGCCGGAGCTAGCCACTCTCGGTAACAGTGACTCAACCCATAGATCATGTGTATTCCCCAGTACACATCTATGCTCAACCGCAGGACTCggagacgttcgcaagaacccagtcctctatggaagaagaagaagaagaacccatttgttcatttttgtgtttttatcacATCAGCTACTTACTCtcatttcttctttttcattGCTTTCCCTCTTTCACACATGCCCCTACatatccaaacacacacacacactcagagatgcacacacacacacacacacacacacagatgcatgcacacaaacaaatacacacacgcgaACACACATGCGTGTGCACAAAATATATTTGACCAAACAACAAGGAAACATACTGAAGAAAGGATGTTTGCGTAAAAACCCTAAACGATATCCTCGGAGATACATGTACCTGACATTTTCCATATTAAGAAACATAAAATCATTCACTCTCGCTCAATCATTTACGCAAACTCGGCAGCAGAGTAAGTTATCAACTATGTTACTACATTTTTGTCCTGCTACTAGTACTATGTATACAGAAACCATTTATACAGAGATCTAAAGTTAAACAGGACTGTCTTAGTCGACAGCACTGAATCTTTGCTAACAGAAATCCATCGACCAAGACTATAGTTTGCTGACATGTCTTGGCAAAGCATGCCAAAGGTCAACCTCATTTGCATAAAATCATAGACCTATACATGTGTATTAGATatataaatataggtccctgcatAAAATGGATTATTATTAACACATTTTCTAAGTTAAGCATCAAATGTCTATATAATTTTGAATTTTGAACTAATTTATTAACTACATTTTTAAGGCACACCCCTTCCCCTataaaaaaaaacgctcgcgctggacccgagtactcttcagactggttcgctcccccagtatgaaagtttttgtcttgtgcacgtttaagggggacaccccgaagcgtcccggtaccaaagcgtcccggtacgtgaccgaagcgtcccggtaccaaagcgtcccggtaccgaagcgtcccggtaccgaagcgtcccggtaccaaagcgtcccggtataacgcgtcacaggacttagactttttttttttttaaccttgaccaagggcggatcaattgactttggagggggggggcggggttacagaatgactgcgaagatacaagttgacggcgccgaaggcgcctaagcctttaggggggtccgggggcatgcacccccggaaattttgttatccaaagaagcaaaatagagctatctggtgcatcctgagccaataaattacctctttttttgggggggggggggagttacgtaac carries:
- the LOC138948856 gene encoding WD repeat-containing protein 41-like, whose protein sequence is MSMLQRIFGSSPKEKEKSAETQVWANTLEAEQPHNPYNELLLLHHHSDIVRLLLKIDDRRFVSAGDDNKAVIWEVQYGRKLATLIGHSHPITSLLLLEPRKDSVDDYFLLTGSSDKQIKVWDVESGQCKLTLTQHASSVRCLVSLMDGELFCSGGEHISVWNQSGALLSSYHRKPEEEDICLMIAITNYRLVTAADKDLVVYSVISVVTKDGSDAKEIIKVRRLPSHREAIHSVVVISDSCFGSGSIDGTIILWTAHNLLPAKQFNTVSEYQGVTKGFPYSVQSLFCVQERYLFAAIGTGFCVFDVAPGKERLLVRKLEAHYSKISHLGFACEGVYLVTCSEDGSIRIWGRPPADGADAEGKELLTMSPMERFTGMSDIELLQINEDKVWSPQLLGECLGHAGTVQSFLDYDHEGLVSCGADGLVIIWKNAEMQKVRRNQTVQEILLNCDGIV